The following proteins come from a genomic window of Pseudomonas sp. MAG733B:
- the oscA gene encoding sulfur starvation response protein OscA, producing MSASLRSVDGQDEATILREIQSALRDLRFGAVEITVHNAQVVQIERKEKFRLQQPGNKPS from the coding sequence ATGAGCGCATCTCTACGTAGCGTTGACGGCCAGGACGAAGCAACCATCTTGCGTGAAATCCAGAGCGCCTTGCGCGATCTGCGGTTCGGCGCGGTGGAAATCACCGTGCACAACGCTCAGGTGGTGCAGATCGAGCGCAAGGAAAAATTCCGCTTGCAGCAGCCGGGTAATAAACCGAGCTGA
- a CDS encoding Mpo1-like protein yields the protein MKKSLVDHLSQYAAYHRDPRNIATHFIGIPLIVVAVAVLLSRPQWAGGWLSPAVLVSLASAWFYLRLELRLGVLMTVLLGLCVWAGQVLAQQSTLVWLSSGVALFVIGWAIQFVGHHYEGRKPAFVDDVTGLIVGPLFVVAELAFLLGMRRELKEQIEARAGGVRVNPKRAAV from the coding sequence ATGAAAAAAAGCCTCGTTGACCATCTCAGTCAATACGCCGCGTACCACCGTGACCCGCGCAACATCGCCACCCACTTCATCGGCATTCCGCTGATCGTGGTTGCCGTCGCCGTGCTGTTGTCTCGTCCGCAGTGGGCCGGGGGCTGGCTTTCACCGGCGGTGCTGGTGTCTTTGGCCAGCGCATGGTTTTACCTGCGTCTGGAACTGCGCCTCGGGGTGTTGATGACGGTGTTGCTGGGGCTGTGTGTCTGGGCGGGTCAGGTGCTGGCGCAGCAAAGCACGCTGGTCTGGTTGAGCAGCGGTGTGGCGTTGTTCGTGATCGGTTGGGCGATCCAGTTTGTCGGGCATCACTACGAGGGACGTAAACCGGCGTTTGTCGATGATGTGACTGGGCTGATTGTCGGGCCGTTGTTTGTGGTGGCTGAGCTGGCGTTCTTGCTGGGGATGCGGCGGGAGTTGAAAGAGCAGATCGAGGCGCGGGCGGGGGGTGTTCGAGTCAATCCGAAGCGTGCGGCTGTTTAG
- a CDS encoding type II toxin-antitoxin system HipA family toxin: protein MDEPQEKDRLAISVSNSAVGILGRGQSPIATVFAYAENASEQNAVSLTMPVRLESYAWEPGVPPVFEMNLPEGALRDELTRRFSKAVRGFDEFSMLAIVGPHQLGRVGISTAQDPNDRPPETSLTDLLVHDGAQGLFEDLLQTYGQYSGVSGVQPKVLIRDSASTIDRLSHRGATHLVKTFHPEQYPELAANEYFCMRAALHSGLEVPKFELSEHGKFLIVERFDLNEKGYLGFEDFCVLNAWPSKAKYDGSYEGAAKQIKAFVSPPMLNQSLESFFKIVALSSGLKNGDAHLKNFGVLYEDCGADSQISLAPAYDIITTSVYIKADSMALLLGGSKAWPKYKVLMRFGRSACNLTEGRCNELLQQVIHGMEMAMDEMGQYMKAHNLFAEIGEQMLERWKAGMARSLAKG, encoded by the coding sequence ATGGATGAGCCGCAGGAAAAGGATCGGTTGGCGATCAGTGTTTCCAACAGTGCCGTCGGAATTCTTGGTCGTGGTCAGTCCCCCATCGCTACCGTGTTTGCGTACGCCGAAAACGCGTCAGAGCAAAACGCCGTCTCTTTGACCATGCCGGTGCGCCTGGAGAGTTATGCCTGGGAACCGGGCGTTCCACCGGTTTTTGAAATGAACCTGCCGGAGGGCGCTCTGCGTGATGAGTTGACTCGCCGTTTCAGCAAAGCTGTCCGGGGTTTTGATGAATTCTCGATGCTTGCCATCGTCGGCCCGCACCAGCTCGGAAGAGTGGGCATTTCAACGGCACAGGATCCAAACGACCGACCACCTGAAACCAGCCTGACGGACCTGCTTGTACATGATGGTGCGCAAGGTTTGTTCGAAGACCTCTTGCAGACCTATGGCCAGTATTCGGGCGTTTCCGGTGTGCAGCCGAAAGTTCTGATTCGTGACAGCGCGTCAACCATCGATCGGCTGTCCCATCGCGGGGCAACGCATCTGGTCAAAACCTTTCACCCGGAGCAATACCCTGAGCTCGCCGCCAACGAATACTTCTGCATGCGGGCTGCGCTCCATTCGGGTCTAGAGGTGCCAAAATTTGAGCTCAGTGAACACGGTAAATTCTTGATCGTTGAACGCTTTGATCTGAATGAAAAAGGTTATCTGGGTTTTGAGGATTTCTGCGTGCTCAATGCCTGGCCATCCAAAGCCAAATACGATGGCTCATACGAAGGCGCGGCCAAGCAGATCAAGGCGTTTGTTTCTCCTCCAATGCTCAATCAGTCCCTTGAGTCGTTTTTCAAAATCGTCGCACTTTCATCGGGTTTGAAGAATGGCGACGCGCACCTGAAAAACTTCGGTGTCCTCTACGAGGACTGTGGAGCCGATTCGCAAATCAGCCTGGCACCCGCATACGACATCATCACCACGTCGGTCTACATCAAGGCCGATAGCATGGCATTGCTATTGGGCGGATCGAAGGCGTGGCCCAAGTACAAAGTGCTGATGCGATTTGGGCGGTCCGCGTGCAATTTGACTGAGGGCCGCTGCAACGAATTGCTGCAACAAGTCATCCATGGGATGGAAATGGCGATGGATGAGATGGGCCAATACATGAAGGCACACAATCTCTTTGCCGAAATTGGAGAGCAAATGCTCGAGCGGTGGAAAGCGGGCATGGCACGCAGCCTGGCTAAAGGCTGA
- the cysW gene encoding sulfate ABC transporter permease subunit CysW — translation MSQSSIAAASSANAARRGSATSRRILIGLGWLIFALFLLLPLFIVVSQGLKLGLGAFFTAIFEPDALSALKLTVIAVLISVPLNLVFGVSAAWCVSKYSFRGKSMLVTLIDLPFSVSPVIAGLVYVLMFGAQGLFGPWLQDHDIQIVFALPGIVLATIFVTVPFVARELIPLMQEQGTQEEEAARLLGANGWQMFWHVTVPNIKWGLIYGVVLCTARAMGEFGAVSVVSGHIRGVTNTLPLHVEILYNEYNHVAAFAVASLLLIMALFILLLKQWSENRINRLRASAAEE, via the coding sequence ATGTCCCAATCGTCAATTGCTGCCGCCTCTTCGGCCAACGCTGCCCGCCGTGGCAGTGCGACTTCGCGGCGAATCCTGATCGGCCTTGGCTGGCTGATTTTTGCGCTGTTCCTGTTGTTGCCGCTGTTCATTGTGGTGTCCCAGGGCTTGAAGCTCGGCCTCGGTGCGTTCTTCACCGCGATCTTCGAGCCCGACGCATTGTCGGCGCTGAAACTCACGGTCATCGCCGTGCTGATTTCGGTGCCGTTGAACCTGGTGTTCGGCGTCAGCGCTGCGTGGTGCGTGAGCAAGTACTCGTTTCGCGGCAAGAGCATGCTGGTGACGCTCATCGACCTGCCGTTCTCGGTATCACCGGTGATCGCCGGTCTGGTCTACGTGCTGATGTTCGGCGCCCAAGGCCTGTTCGGGCCGTGGTTGCAGGATCACGACATCCAGATCGTCTTCGCGCTACCGGGCATCGTGCTGGCGACGATTTTCGTCACCGTGCCGTTCGTGGCCCGTGAGCTGATCCCGCTGATGCAGGAACAAGGCACACAGGAAGAAGAGGCCGCGCGCCTGCTGGGTGCCAACGGCTGGCAGATGTTCTGGCACGTCACCGTACCCAACATCAAATGGGGCCTGATCTACGGCGTGGTGCTGTGTACCGCGCGGGCCATGGGTGAGTTCGGTGCGGTATCGGTGGTTTCCGGGCACATTCGCGGGGTGACCAACACTCTGCCGCTGCACGTCGAGATCCTCTACAACGAATACAACCACGTGGCCGCGTTCGCGGTAGCGAGCCTGTTGCTGATCATGGCGCTCTTCATCCTGCTGCTTAAGCAGTGGAGCGAAAACCGTATTAACCGCCTGCGCGCCAGCGCCGCGGAGGAATAA
- a CDS encoding sulfate ABC transporter ATP-binding protein yields the protein MSIEVRNVSKNFNAFKALDNISLDIQSGELVALLGPSGCGKTTLLRIIAGLETPDQGNIVFHGEDVSGHDVRDRNVGFVFQHYALFRHMTVFDNVAFGLRMKPKNQRPNESRIAEKVHELLNMVQLDWLSDRYPEQLSGGQRQRIALARALAVEPKVLLLDEPFGALDAKVRKELRRWLARLHEDINLTSVFVTHDQEEAMEVADRIVVMNKGVIEQIGSPGDVYENPASDFVYHFLGDSNRLHLGEDNHVLFRPHEVSLSRHELDDHHAAEVRDIRPLGATTRVTLKVEGQTDLIEAEVVKDHDSLIGLAKGETLFFKPKVWQKLANI from the coding sequence ATGTCGATCGAAGTGCGTAACGTCAGCAAGAATTTCAATGCGTTCAAGGCGCTGGACAACATCAGCCTGGACATCCAGAGCGGTGAACTCGTCGCGCTGCTCGGTCCGTCGGGTTGCGGCAAGACCACCCTCCTGCGGATCATCGCCGGTCTGGAAACCCCGGATCAGGGCAACATCGTGTTCCACGGTGAAGACGTTTCCGGCCACGACGTGCGTGATCGCAACGTCGGTTTCGTGTTCCAGCACTACGCCTTGTTCCGCCACATGACGGTGTTCGACAACGTCGCGTTCGGCCTGCGCATGAAGCCGAAAAACCAGCGCCCGAACGAAAGCCGGATCGCGGAGAAAGTCCACGAATTGCTGAACATGGTGCAGCTGGATTGGCTTTCGGATCGTTACCCGGAACAACTCTCCGGTGGTCAGCGTCAGCGTATCGCATTGGCCCGCGCCTTGGCGGTTGAGCCGAAAGTGCTGCTGCTCGACGAACCCTTCGGCGCCCTCGACGCCAAGGTCCGTAAAGAATTGCGCCGCTGGTTGGCGCGCCTGCACGAAGACATCAACCTGACTTCGGTGTTCGTGACCCACGACCAGGAAGAAGCGATGGAAGTCGCCGACCGTATCGTGGTGATGAACAAGGGTGTGATCGAGCAGATCGGTTCACCGGGTGACGTCTACGAAAACCCGGCCAGCGATTTCGTTTATCACTTCCTCGGTGACTCGAACCGTCTGCATCTGGGCGAGGACAACCACGTGCTGTTCCGTCCGCACGAAGTATCGTTGTCGCGCCATGAACTGGACGATCACCATGCGGCGGAAGTACGCGATATTCGTCCGCTTGGCGCGACGACGCGGGTGACGCTGAAGGTTGAAGGCCAGACTGATTTGATCGAGGCCGAAGTGGTGAAGGATCACGACAGCCTGATTGGTTTGGCCAAGGGCGAGACCCTGTTCTTCAAGCCGAAGGTCTGGCAGAAACTCGCCAACATCTAA
- the dibA gene encoding phosphodiesterase DibA: MSASYRDAVRTALLYLLLSVVWLQGSDYLLNSFFDSSVELSQWQLINGYAWVIFSAGLIFIARTRLLRCLGIGARLRERSEDRERLRQAAAVFDCTREGVLVTDREGLIVHVNPAFMQITGYQREEVLGQRPSLFKSGRHSADFYQAMFSTLDSVGEWSGEIWNRRKSGEIYPQWQTIRIIRDDLGQLSHYVAVFSDISAIKNSEQELMHLAHHDPLTDLPNRLLFTDRTEQALASAQIHKRGCALLMIDLDHFKMINDSLGHTIGDQLLKAVAERLKAMFGPGITLARLGGDEFAVLAESCPQLGQAAALAQRIIEGLKEPFQIDGHQLFINTSIGISLFPGDALSAEQLLRNADSALFKAKSAGRNGYALYTEELTAHAQQRVEIAFELRRALDQQELRVYYQPVHDLQTRRLIGVEALVRWEHPLRGLVSPAEFIPVAERTGLIAEIDAWVMQQACRQMCHWQETGVVLSFVAVNVSSRLFARRELYQQVAQVLCETGLDPACLELEVTESAVMEDPEVALEQMHRLRELGVRLAIDDFGTGYSSLLRLKRLPVQKLKIDQGFVAGLPWDEDDAAIARVIIALAQSMGMQVHAEGIEQIEQAAFLLEHGCHLGQGYWFGRPVPAGQLDWAHAPVIR, encoded by the coding sequence ATGTCTGCCAGCTATCGCGATGCCGTGCGCACAGCGCTGCTTTACCTGTTGCTTTCTGTGGTCTGGCTGCAGGGCAGTGACTATTTATTGAACAGTTTCTTCGATAGCTCAGTCGAGCTATCACAGTGGCAACTGATCAACGGTTATGCCTGGGTGATATTCAGCGCGGGGTTGATCTTCATTGCCCGGACGCGCTTGCTGCGTTGTCTGGGAATCGGCGCCAGGTTGCGCGAACGCAGCGAAGATCGTGAGCGCTTGCGACAGGCGGCTGCGGTGTTCGATTGCACCCGTGAAGGTGTGCTGGTCACTGATCGCGAAGGCTTGATCGTTCACGTCAATCCGGCCTTCATGCAGATCACCGGTTATCAGCGCGAGGAGGTGCTAGGGCAGCGCCCCAGCCTGTTCAAGTCCGGCCGTCATTCGGCGGATTTCTATCAGGCGATGTTCTCGACCCTCGACAGCGTGGGCGAATGGAGCGGGGAAATCTGGAACCGGCGCAAAAGCGGTGAAATCTACCCGCAATGGCAGACCATCCGCATCATTCGCGACGATTTGGGGCAGCTCAGCCATTACGTCGCGGTGTTTTCCGACATCAGCGCGATCAAGAACTCCGAACAAGAACTGATGCACCTGGCGCACCACGATCCGCTGACGGACTTGCCCAATCGCCTGCTGTTCACTGATCGCACCGAACAGGCGCTGGCTTCGGCGCAGATCCACAAGCGCGGTTGCGCGTTGCTGATGATCGACCTGGATCATTTCAAGATGATCAATGACAGCCTCGGACACACCATCGGCGACCAGTTGCTCAAAGCGGTAGCGGAGCGCTTGAAGGCGATGTTCGGGCCAGGCATCACCCTGGCGCGACTGGGCGGCGATGAGTTCGCGGTGCTGGCCGAGAGCTGTCCGCAGCTGGGTCAGGCCGCAGCGCTGGCCCAGCGCATCATCGAGGGTCTGAAGGAGCCGTTCCAAATCGACGGGCATCAGCTGTTCATCAACACCAGCATCGGCATCAGCCTGTTCCCAGGCGATGCCCTGAGCGCTGAACAGTTGTTGCGCAATGCTGATTCCGCGCTGTTCAAGGCCAAGAGTGCCGGCCGCAATGGTTACGCGCTCTACACTGAGGAGTTGACCGCCCACGCCCAGCAGCGGGTCGAGATTGCCTTCGAGTTACGCCGCGCCCTGGATCAACAAGAGTTGAGGGTCTATTACCAGCCGGTTCACGACCTTCAGACCCGCCGGTTGATCGGCGTCGAGGCTCTGGTGCGTTGGGAGCATCCGCTACGAGGCCTGGTGTCGCCGGCCGAATTCATCCCGGTGGCTGAGCGAACAGGACTCATCGCCGAAATCGACGCCTGGGTGATGCAGCAGGCGTGCCGGCAAATGTGCCATTGGCAGGAGACCGGCGTGGTGTTGTCGTTTGTCGCGGTGAACGTTTCCTCGCGGCTGTTTGCTCGCCGTGAGTTGTACCAGCAAGTGGCGCAGGTGCTGTGTGAGACCGGACTGGATCCGGCCTGTCTGGAGCTGGAGGTCACCGAGAGCGCGGTGATGGAAGACCCGGAAGTCGCGCTGGAGCAGATGCATCGCCTGCGCGAGTTGGGTGTGCGGCTGGCCATCGACGATTTCGGCACGGGTTATTCGTCACTGCTGCGGCTCAAGCGCTTGCCAGTGCAGAAGTTGAAGATCGATCAAGGGTTTGTCGCCGGGTTGCCTTGGGACGAGGATGACGCCGCTATTGCGCGGGTGATCATCGCCTTGGCGCAGAGCATGGGCATGCAGGTGCATGCGGAAGGGATCGAGCAGATTGAACAAGCGGCATTCCTGCTCGAACACGGCTGCCATCTGGGTCAGGGTTATTGGTTTGGGCGGCCGGTGCCGGCTGGGCAATTGGATTGGGCTCATGCTCCAGTCATTCGTTAA
- a CDS encoding Crp/Fnr family transcriptional regulator — MDMQVWRPRLMRGQWFSHLPVSLQDSLLSAARVRRLSPGQRLFKRGDPPCGLYAVLEGSVRIGAVSEQGKEALLSLVEAPHWFGEIGLFDGLPRTHDAFAVSNCTLLHIAQNPLLAVLDGQPVHWRQLALLMSQKLRMTFINLEQLSLLPAPARLAHRLLMIAEGYGELDEPRRVLQLPQEQLASMLSLSRQTTNQILKDLQGQGIIGLSYGEIEILDAERLRALATV, encoded by the coding sequence ATGGATATGCAGGTCTGGCGCCCACGCCTGATGCGTGGTCAGTGGTTCAGCCATTTGCCTGTTTCCCTACAGGATAGTCTGCTGTCCGCCGCCAGGGTGCGGCGCTTGTCGCCGGGGCAGCGCCTGTTCAAGCGTGGTGATCCGCCGTGTGGCCTGTACGCGGTGCTCGAAGGCTCAGTGCGCATCGGCGCCGTCAGCGAGCAGGGCAAAGAGGCATTGCTGAGCCTGGTGGAGGCACCGCACTGGTTCGGTGAAATCGGTTTGTTCGATGGTCTGCCGCGTACCCACGATGCGTTCGCCGTGAGCAATTGCACGCTGTTGCACATTGCGCAGAACCCTTTGCTGGCGGTCCTCGACGGACAACCGGTGCACTGGCGGCAACTGGCATTGTTGATGAGCCAGAAGCTACGCATGACCTTCATCAATCTGGAGCAACTGAGCCTGTTGCCTGCACCGGCAAGGCTCGCGCATCGGTTGCTGATGATCGCCGAAGGCTACGGCGAACTCGACGAACCCCGCCGCGTCCTGCAACTGCCGCAGGAACAACTGGCCTCAATGCTGTCGCTGTCGCGCCAGACCACCAACCAGATCCTCAAGGATTTGCAGGGGCAGGGGATTATCGGTCTGAGTTACGGGGAAATCGAGATCCTGGATGCAGAGCGGTTGCGGGCGCTGGCTACGGTTTGA
- the desA gene encoding delta-9 fatty acid desaturase DesA, which translates to MWYEGFLGLSPWSLVAVTLLMTHVTIVGVTVYLHRYSAHRSLELNAGLKHFFRFWLWLTTAQNTREWTAIHRKHHAKCETEDDPHSPVVKGLSTVLRKGAELYRAEAENPETLRIYGKNCPEDWIERNLYTRFPLLGVAIMGVIDLLLFGTIGITIWAIQMMWIPVWAAGVVNGLGHAVGYRNFECRDAATNLVPWGILIGGEELHNNHHTYPNSAKLSVKKWEFDMGWAWIKVFSFLRLAKVQRVAPIAHRVEGKGSLDMDTAMAILNNRFQIMAQYRKLVIGPLVKQELAKVDHSVRHQFHRAKRLLSRETSLLDEKHHVRIQNMLEHSQALKVIYEKRLALQQIWVKTSSNGHDMLAAIKDWVHEAEASGIQSLRDFADQLKTYSLRPTAA; encoded by the coding sequence ATGTGGTACGAAGGTTTTCTCGGCTTGTCGCCCTGGTCACTGGTGGCAGTCACCCTGCTGATGACCCACGTGACGATCGTCGGCGTCACGGTCTATCTGCACCGTTACTCAGCCCATCGCTCGCTTGAGCTGAATGCTGGCCTGAAACATTTCTTTCGCTTCTGGCTGTGGCTTACTACGGCGCAGAACACCCGCGAGTGGACCGCCATCCACCGCAAGCACCACGCCAAGTGCGAAACCGAAGATGACCCGCACAGCCCGGTCGTCAAGGGCTTGTCCACGGTGCTGCGCAAAGGTGCCGAGCTGTACCGCGCCGAAGCGGAAAACCCCGAGACCCTGCGCATCTACGGCAAGAACTGTCCCGAAGACTGGATCGAACGCAATCTATACACCCGCTTTCCGCTGCTGGGCGTGGCGATCATGGGCGTCATCGACCTGCTGCTGTTCGGCACCATCGGCATCACCATCTGGGCCATCCAGATGATGTGGATTCCGGTGTGGGCCGCCGGCGTGGTCAATGGCTTGGGGCATGCTGTCGGCTACCGCAACTTCGAATGCCGCGATGCGGCGACCAATCTGGTGCCATGGGGCATCCTGATCGGTGGCGAAGAACTGCATAACAACCATCACACTTACCCTAATTCGGCAAAACTGTCGGTGAAGAAGTGGGAATTCGACATGGGCTGGGCCTGGATCAAAGTCTTCAGCTTCCTGCGTCTGGCCAAGGTCCAGCGCGTCGCGCCGATCGCCCACCGCGTCGAAGGCAAGGGCAGCCTGGACATGGACACCGCCATGGCGATCCTCAACAACCGCTTCCAGATCATGGCCCAATACCGCAAATTGGTAATTGGCCCGCTGGTCAAGCAAGAGCTGGCGAAGGTCGATCACTCGGTCCGCCACCAGTTCCACCGCGCCAAGCGCCTACTGTCCCGGGAAACCAGCCTGCTGGACGAAAAGCATCACGTACGCATCCAGAACATGCTCGAGCACAGCCAGGCGCTGAAGGTAATTTACGAAAAACGCCTCGCATTGCAGCAGATCTGGGTCAAGACCAGTTCAAATGGTCACGACATGCTCGCCGCCATCAAGGACTGGGTGCATGAAGCCGAAGCCAGCGGGATTCAATCCCTGCGTGACTTCGCCGATCAGCTGAAAACCTACTCCCTGCGCCCTACCGCTGCCTGA
- a CDS encoding helix-turn-helix transcriptional regulator encodes MENLGKLIRTLRKERKLSQQALAQQYGMSRATISGIENNTLSEIGLRKVEAILNGFGYELTAVPRQSKRPTLDTLKKVNFHG; translated from the coding sequence ATGGAAAACCTTGGCAAACTGATCCGAACCTTGCGCAAGGAGAGAAAACTCTCCCAGCAGGCACTGGCGCAGCAGTATGGAATGAGCCGTGCGACGATCTCCGGAATCGAAAACAATACCCTCTCCGAAATCGGTCTGCGCAAGGTCGAGGCGATCCTCAACGGTTTCGGTTATGAGCTTACGGCTGTGCCGCGACAATCGAAGCGTCCGACGCTGGACACCCTGAAAAAGGTGAATTTCCATGGATGA
- the cysT gene encoding sulfate ABC transporter permease subunit CysT, whose translation MSRRISPVIPGFGLTLGYTLVYLSLIVLIPLAAMFVHAAQLTWDQFWAIISAPRVLAALKLSFGTALYAAIINGIIGTLLAWVLVRYTFPGRKIIDAMIDLPFALPTAVAGIALTALYTPTGLVGQFAADLGFKIAYTPLGITLALTFVTLPFVVRTVQPVLADIPREVEEAAACLGAKPLQVFRHILVPALLPAWLTGFALAFARGVGEYGSVIFIAGNMPMKTEILPLLIMVKLDQYDYTGATSIGVLMLVVSFILLLLINLLQRRIETP comes from the coding sequence ATGTCGCGTCGTATCTCCCCCGTCATACCCGGCTTCGGGCTGACGCTGGGCTACACCTTGGTGTACCTCAGCCTGATTGTGCTCATACCACTGGCGGCGATGTTCGTGCATGCCGCTCAACTCACCTGGGATCAGTTCTGGGCAATCATCTCGGCACCACGAGTGCTGGCGGCGTTAAAACTGAGCTTCGGCACCGCGCTTTATGCCGCGATCATCAACGGCATCATCGGCACGCTGCTGGCCTGGGTGCTGGTGCGCTATACCTTCCCTGGGCGCAAAATCATCGACGCCATGATCGACCTGCCGTTCGCATTGCCCACGGCGGTGGCCGGTATTGCGCTGACTGCTTTGTATACCCCTACCGGTCTGGTGGGTCAGTTTGCAGCGGATCTGGGTTTCAAGATCGCCTATACCCCTCTGGGCATCACCCTTGCCCTGACTTTTGTGACACTTCCATTCGTAGTACGTACCGTACAGCCGGTATTGGCCGATATTCCTCGTGAAGTGGAGGAAGCGGCGGCGTGCCTCGGTGCGAAACCATTGCAGGTTTTCCGCCATATCCTGGTGCCGGCGCTGCTGCCTGCCTGGTTGACCGGTTTTGCCCTGGCCTTTGCCCGCGGGGTCGGCGAGTACGGTTCGGTAATTTTCATCGCCGGCAACATGCCGATGAAAACCGAGATCCTGCCGTTGCTGATCATGGTCAAACTTGATCAGTACGATTACACCGGCGCTACCTCCATTGGTGTACTGATGCTGGTGGTTTCTTTCATTTTGCTGCTGCTGATCAACTTGCTGCAGCGCCGCATTGAAACCCCATAA
- a CDS encoding sulfate ABC transporter substrate-binding protein → MSSIRHFALAALASALFAGSAVAKDYELLNVSYDPTRELYQDYNAEFVKFWQKDHAGDTVKIQQSHGGSGKQGRAVIDGLRADVVTLALAGDIDEIAKLGKTLPADWQKRLPEASTPYTSTIVFLVRKGNPKGIKDWGDLVKNDVSVITPNPKTSGGARWNFLAAWAYGLKANGGDEAKAKEYVQTLFKHVPVLDTGARGSTITFVNNGQGDVLLAWENEAFLALKEDGGADKFEIVVPSLSILAEPPVAVVDKNAEKKGNEQIAEAYLKHLYSPAGQEIAAKNFYRPRDKDVASKYAQQFPKLELVTIDKDFGGWKTAQPKFFNDGGVFDQIYQAQ, encoded by the coding sequence ATGTCGTCGATTCGTCACTTCGCTTTGGCCGCCTTGGCCAGTGCCCTTTTTGCTGGTTCCGCGGTTGCCAAGGATTACGAGCTGCTCAACGTCTCGTACGACCCGACTCGTGAGCTGTACCAGGATTACAACGCCGAGTTCGTCAAGTTCTGGCAGAAAGACCACGCCGGCGACACCGTGAAAATCCAGCAGTCCCACGGTGGTTCGGGCAAGCAGGGCCGAGCGGTGATCGACGGTCTGCGTGCTGACGTGGTGACCCTGGCCCTGGCGGGTGACATCGACGAAATCGCCAAGCTCGGCAAGACCCTGCCGGCGGACTGGCAGAAGCGTCTGCCGGAAGCGAGCACGCCTTACACCTCGACCATCGTGTTCCTGGTGCGCAAGGGCAACCCGAAAGGCATCAAGGACTGGGGCGATCTGGTCAAGAATGACGTATCGGTGATCACGCCGAACCCGAAAACCTCCGGCGGTGCGCGCTGGAACTTCCTCGCGGCGTGGGCCTATGGCCTGAAAGCCAACGGTGGTGACGAAGCCAAGGCCAAGGAATACGTGCAAACCCTGTTCAAGCACGTGCCTGTGCTGGACACCGGTGCTCGCGGTTCGACCATCACCTTCGTCAACAACGGTCAGGGTGACGTGTTGCTGGCCTGGGAAAACGAAGCCTTCCTGGCTTTGAAAGAAGACGGTGGTGCCGACAAGTTCGAGATCGTCGTGCCTTCGCTGTCGATCCTTGCCGAGCCTCCGGTAGCTGTAGTCGACAAAAACGCCGAGAAAAAAGGTAACGAGCAGATCGCCGAAGCGTACCTCAAGCACCTGTACAGCCCGGCCGGCCAGGAAATTGCGGCGAAAAACTTCTATCGTCCACGGGATAAGGACGTGGCTTCCAAGTACGCCCAGCAGTTCCCGAAACTGGAGCTGGTGACCATCGACAAGGACTTCGGCGGCTGGAAAACCGCACAACCGAAGTTCTTCAATGACGGCGGTGTATTCGACCAGATCTACCAGGCACAGTAA